AACAGTCCAAAAAACTACATAAAAGAATTCACTAGACTGTGTTCAGAGATATTAGATATATTTGACCAAAAAAGAATCATCTCCCTAACAACAATAAACTTCTCTAGTAAACGAAAAATCCCATCTCTCCGCCTGCCCAGATGAAATCATAACACAAAACAGTTTTAAATGAAAGATTCTTTTCCTTAGCtttataataacaaagtaaagtAATGAATTTGACATAAAATAAATCATCTAGCTACGAATAATCAAACTCCTTGAGTATATGCAAAATGTACCCATTAACATGCATACCATCAAACGTAAACATTCTATAGCAGTTAATGAAATCATAAGCAACTAAATAATAATCCATTGATAAAATTTCAAAGGtcacacaacaaaaacaagcaAAGATGCTATAAGAGTAAGTACTGCATTCTCTGGATTAAATAACTCATAAAAATGACTATACTACTGAGGATAAATTTGACACAAAACAACCCGGGCTTGAATAGTAAATCAAAGATAATCATCATAGCCCCATTTTAGAGTGACACTTTACTCTTCCTCAGAGGCTGTTTCACCGCTCTTCTTGTTATGCTTCCTCGCGTACCTCTGGTTCCTCAAAAACTTGGGATCCATCTGCAGTTATTGCCAGCAagaaaccattaaaaaaaaaataacaattacatTTATGCATAAATGTGAATTATCCGAAAATACGTAAACGCAActcaataaagaaagaaaaaccaatAATAGAAGAAGAGGAGAGTACCCCTTTGGTGGAAGTGTGGCGATGCCTCTTTGGCTTTTTGATGCCATTCTTGTGGGCCTTGTAGGACTGGTTGTGAGCAGTGTGGTTCTTCGACTTTGCCATCTCTACagttcaatgaaaaaaaaaagttacacaaGAAGAGGGAACACAAAAAAGAGTGAACATTCAAATAAAATCCAAGAGATCGAACCCTAATCTTGAAGATCCGATTGCGCTAGGGTTTTCTGCGGAACAGAACTCTCTGCGAAGAATAGACAGCTATATATATCTTACCACCATACGAGGCAAAACCCTAAGGCCTTCACTGAAATAATGATAATACCCTTGCTTATCGGAAGTTGCGTGGGTTGCTGTAAGGGGAGAGATGGGCTTTCGGCCCATGAGACAAGACGCATGAGGCccaatcattaaaaaaaaaacataaagttgATTTGAATGCTTTGTGAGATAGATGAGAGGTAATTTATATCTGAAGTTgagatttgatattaaaaaatatattttctgttttttaaatttataattctatCGAATAACTCACatctctatttattttattcttcaaatgatttaaaaattaatttttattgaagttCCTTCATTAAAATAGTTGattttagtgtatttttttaagtaattaacaAATTTGATTGAATCCAATGAGTTatgttttaatagtttatgaataataattaaatagattTACTTTATTAGTCATTGTAATTGTAAATTTTTCTAGGAACATTTAATCCAGTCATACTCAtagtgttattttataataataagtatgTATGTTTTTGCATAGAATGAAAATAACAGTCACAGTAGAGAAGTTGTTTTAGAGGAATGGGTCCCTCCCTCCCTGTTCCTAGTTAGACGTGGtgtttggaagaaaataaaaaagaaaaaagaggagCATTCCTACCACATGCGTTTCAAACGCTGAATTGAATTAATTGCCTAAAAAGACAATCAATCTAAGACTCGGTTTGGTGGGATCTAGGTTAGCTTCCCTTCTCCTCTTCGATCTGGGACTTCTCGTTTCTCCCCCAACACCGACACAACACCTTCATCTGCAATTCAAGCATGTTCCTCTTCGACTGGTTCTATGGCATTCTAGCTTCCCTCGGTCTTTGGCAGAAAGAAGCCAAGATTCTCTTTCTCGGTCTCGATAATGCCGGAAAGACTACCCTCCTTCACATGCTCAAAGACGAGGTTTCTCTTCCTTGACGTTAGAtacccttttatttttctaatttatttttctttactggaaaaagttttcatcttttttattcaattgcAGAGATTAGTTCAGCACCAGCCTACCCAACACCCGACTTCGGAGGAATTGAGCATTGGAAAGATCAAGTTTAAGGCTTTTGATTTGGGGGGTCATCAAGTTGCCCGTAGAGTCTGGAAAGACTACTATGCCAAGGTCAATGTCTTCAATCATTTTGGGTTATCAATTTCggatttttttccttttcaatgaTAAATTCTTGTAATACGCAAAACTTGATGGGTTTTTTCAGTTTCTTTCAAGCGAGACGGTAGTgccttataataaaaattagaccTACTTGGATATCATTTATGCCCCCTACTATTTAATATAGTCAGTGCATTGTCCCTGTTAGCGCCTTGGGAATATTTGCTTTTAGTTGGAATTGGATGTGTGGATTtgtgaattttcttttcaaatcttGATATTTTGCCTCTGGAAATGGTACTTTTGTGCTTCTGAAGAAAGGGGTCGATTTTTTCAGGTGGCTAAGGTGCATTTGTCATCACTATGTCACTAATCACTCCCCCTGCTAATACATGTGCatgttttttcaaatgtttCCGGATAATTTCGTAGTGAAGATTTGCTCTTTGTTTGATGTGATTGAACATTGTTCTTGTTTGATTCTTGGTCAAACGTTTCCTCTCTTCCTAAATGGAAGGTCTTTGGACTTGCCCACTTGTTGATGTTTTGAAGATGCAGTGGCTGTAGGGATGTCTTATTCATTGTTGTTCACTTCCTATTTGATATGCCTGCTAGCTTTTTATAAGAGTTGCTTTGTCTCTACTCTACATTCATGTCATATTTTGCTGATGTACTGT
This genomic stretch from Vigna radiata var. radiata cultivar VC1973A chromosome 7, Vradiata_ver6, whole genome shotgun sequence harbors:
- the LOC106767639 gene encoding 60S ribosomal protein L29-1, yielding MAKSKNHTAHNQSYKAHKNGIKKPKRHRHTSTKGMDPKFLRNQRYARKHNKKSGETASEEE